In the genome of Pseudomonas lalucatii, the window CCTTGTAGCTGCGTGGCGTGCCGGCACTGCTGGCGAGCGCCGCGAGCGCCGCGGGCGCGGCTTGCTGCGCCTGGCTGCTCGGTTGCGCGGGGATGCTCAGCACCTGGCCGATGCGCAGGCGGTTGCTGCTGAGGCGGTTGATCTCCTTGAGGGTGCGTACCGTGAGCTGGTGGCGATTGGCGATGGCGTGCAGGCTGTCGCCGGAGCGCACGCGATACTGCTGCCAGTCGACCAGCTCCTGGGGCTTGATCAGGGCCAGGTTGGCGGTGAGCATCTCCGCCTTGTCGGTCGGCACCAGCAGGTGCTGCGGGCCGTCCAGGGTGATGCGCCGCTTGAAGGCCGGGTTGAGCTGGAACAGCTCGTCCTCGTCGAGATCGGCCATGGCCGCCACGCGCGACAGGTCCATGCGCTGCTTGAGCTCGACCTTCTCGAAGTAGGGCTCGTTGGCGATGGGGCCGAGGCTGACGCCATAGGCCTGCGGGCTCATGATCACCTGGGACAGGGCGAGCAGCTTGGGCACGTAGTTGCGCGTCTCGTTCGGCAGCGCCAGGTTCCAGTAGTCGGTCGGCAGGCCGAGCTGCTGGTTGCGCTCGATGGCGCGGCTGACCCGGCCTTCGCCGGCATTGTAGGCGGCCAGGGCCAGCAGCCAGTCGCCGTTGAACATCTGGTGCAGGCGCGACAGGTAGTTCATCGCCGCGTTGGTCGAGGCCAGCACGTCGCGGCGGCCGTCGTACCAGCTGGTCTGGCGCAGGTTGAAGTGGCGGCCGGTGGAGGGGATGAACTGCCACAGGCCGACGGCGTCGGCCGGCGAATAGGCGAAGGGGTTGTAGGCGCTCTCGATCATCGGCA includes:
- a CDS encoding lytic transglycosylase domain-containing protein, which translates into the protein MPLSPRKTLISKALARSATALVVMFSLLLAGCQGRGGIDDPGLDTDRAIGLEREPEWLTPDIQPAEPEDIWERVRDGYQLQDEIGINPRIEQQRLWFVSNPSFVEKVGERSSPYIHYIVERLEERGMPMELALLPMIESAYNPFAYSPADAVGLWQFIPSTGRHFNLRQTSWYDGRRDVLASTNAAMNYLSRLHQMFNGDWLLALAAYNAGEGRVSRAIERNQQLGLPTDYWNLALPNETRNYVPKLLALSQVIMSPQAYGVSLGPIANEPYFEKVELKQRMDLSRVAAMADLDEDELFQLNPAFKRRITLDGPQHLLVPTDKAEMLTANLALIKPQELVDWQQYRVRSGDSLHAIANRHQLTVRTLKEINRLSSNRLRIGQVLSIPAQPSSQAQQAAPAALAALASSAGTPRSYKVKNGDSLWQIAKTHRVSVKDVQRWNRLAGHDLRAGQTLRLQAPATSAGTTATLYRVRKGDSLYLIAKRFKVQMKHLQRWNPRTGSALKPGQTLTLHLPR